A genomic region of Trifolium pratense cultivar HEN17-A07 linkage group LG3, ARS_RC_1.1, whole genome shotgun sequence contains the following coding sequences:
- the LOC123918852 gene encoding uncharacterized protein LOC123918852 isoform X1 yields the protein MNQSGNSKISSEFPMAFPPYRPSHFRSQTYYTLVRILTHLSPSTVPTQPLNLPDNNGNVGMGQEKEPECSELKVGSDVKDPKGPVPLEDTIGSVGDKDKDLSATAMVLDDIEFLMGSEEPSTQTNDFQCEQKLMDELELVMKGIEDPVCDNGLIPLNCEKQNSGSEVDLMDYQVEEHVEFLQSGTNTSESVSEVLTQVQGEHNELASEGFHVLESTKEHASNSVISTSRIENDSQQKETELVNPASPVAVSLPTIQEDEFEKEEQDGHKVVEETHSSLDLDTNIEALNMAENGGLLDSSIMKDKFETENEEKSDKLICVRNTTNSSDILIEGDLEEGEISGYFAMDENTFDVSSADDIVSEQMKVDEIQKAGNSFGNTIPPLNMGLSFQGFPSNLLTVNAIQDSNSNGQVQPRTINAIPTNLTQNQVLHKGFMEETAIKYHKNSSAAAQQMADASRKEQSSPGPKKKKNKKEVLDASRKRKHVPDSEKEDGMKEDENKMVDASGRKRGPGSQEKKTRKKEKYRNNRAKKNRELGVKKLKFIPVQKPKIVTFCRHYMQGRCNEGDKCNFSHDTVPSTKSKPCFHFARHSCMKGDDCPYDHQLSKYPCSNFVSKGSCSRGNACMFSHKVPTNQDMPTPTNACKPELKSPLSLGNTNFSTPLNNHGNSSVQRNHFTNSKGIYSHTNVEHKVTDTSQTKPTSVPKGIRFINVANISPSTPKQDTVTPNKGSVGSTGTCADKGQNTVEVPKKFPAATPKGINFLSFGKSSVCSFKSSIQSTTEGKILKLPQSVNFGLSEHSISSLNKDDYGKASDRTAESLPQTALFSHDILDKNQSMADRMKSKFLRKDSTDDSVRDHGHCKSVLEGKKASDNSQTSTVTSATLLARPFASQQSSDGVLSGYHKQASNLGQRALLSTLAFAAEHESGIKMKCPTGVSPV from the exons ATGAATCAATCGGGTAATTCAAAAATTAGCTCTGAATTTCCAATGGCTTTCCCTCCTTATCGTCCATCTCACTTCCGTAGTCAAACTTACTACACTCTTGTTCGTATTCTCACTCATCTTTCTCCTTCCACCGTTCCCACTCAACCCCTCAATCTTCCTG ATAATAATGGCAATGTTGGAATGGGGCAAGAAAAGGAGCCTGAGTGCTCTGAGTTGAAAGTTGGTTCTGATGTTAAGGATCCCAAGGGTCCAGTACCCTTGGAGGATACCATTGGAAGTGTTGGAGACAAGGACAAGGATTTGAGTGCCACCGCTATGGTCCTAGATGATATAGAATTTCTGATGGGAAGTGAGGAACCATCTACACaaacaaatgattttcaatGCGAGCAGAAATTAATGGACGAGTTGGAGCTGGTTATGAAAGGGATTGAAGATCCTGTTTGTGATAATGGTTTAATCCCCTTGAACTGTGAGAAACAAAATAGTGGTAGTGAAGTTGATTTGATGGATTACCAAGTAGAAGAACATGTTGAATTTCTGCAGTCTGGAACAAACACGTCTGAAAGTGTAAGTGAGGTGTTGACACAAGTACAAGGGGAGCATAATGAACTTGCCTCCGAAGGATTTCATGTGTTAGAGTCAACAAAGGAACACGCTTCCAATTCCGTAATTAGTACATCAAGAATAGAGAATGATAGTCAACAGAAGGAAACAGAATTGGTGAATCCGGCTTCTCCTGTAGCGGTCTCACTTCCTACTATACAAGAGGATGAATTTGAGAAGGAAGAACAGGATGGTCATAAGGTTGTTGAAGAAACTCATAGTTCTTTAGATCTTGATACAAATATTGAAGCATTGAATATGGCAGAAAATGGTGGATTACTAGATTCATCAATTATGAAAGATAAATTCGAAACAGAAAATGAAGAGAAATCAGATAAGTTAATTTGTGTCAGAAATACAACAAATTCTTCTGATATTCTGATTGAAGGAGATCTAGAAGAGGGAGAAATTTCTGGATATTTTGCAATGGATGAAAACACTTTTGATGTGTCTTCTGCGGATGATATTGTTTCAGAACAGATGAAAGTGGATGAAATTCAGAAAGCCGGGAATTCATTTGGAAACACGATACCTCCTTTAAATATGGGTCTCTCCTTTCAAGGTTTTCCATCTAATCTTTTAACGGTAAATGCAATTCAAGATTCCAATAGCAATGGACAAGTGCAACCTAGGACTATCAATGCCATACCAACAAATTTAACCCAAAATCAAGTCTTGCACAAAGGATTCATGGAAGAAACTGCTATCAAATATCACAAGAACTCGTCTGCAGCAGCACAG CAGATGGCTGATGCCAGCAGAAAGGAACAAAGTAGTCCTGGccctaagaagaagaaaaacaaaaag GAAGTGCTCGATGCCAGTAGAAAACGAAAACATGTTCCTGATTCTGAGAAGGAAGATGGAATGAAGGAAGATGAAAATAAG ATGGTTGATGCCAGTGGACGTAAACGTGGTCCTGGTTCTCAGGAGAAGAAAACTAGAAAGAAG GAGAAGTATCGAAATAACAGAGCAAAAAAGAACAGAGAACTAGGTGTTAAAAAGTTGAAGTTCATTCCAGtacaaaaaccaaaaattgtTACATTTTGTCGCCATTATATGCAAGGAAGGTGCAACGAG GGTGACAAATGCAATTTCTCACATGATACTGTTCCTTCAACAAAGTCCAAG CCATGTTTTCACTTTGCTCGCCACTCTTGTATGAAAGGAGATGATTGCCCATATGATCATCAGCTCTCCAAGTATCCTTGTTCCAATTTTGTGTCTAAAGGCTCTTGTAGTAGAGGCAATGCTTGTATGTTTTCACACAAG GTGCCAACCAACCAAGATATGCCTACGCCTACAAATGCTTGCAAACCAGAGTTGAAGTCTCCTCTTTCGTTGGGAAATACAAATTTCAGTACCCCACTTAATAATCATGGCAATAGTTCTGTCCAGCGAAACCACTTCACCAATTCTAAGGGAATTTATTCTCACACCAATGTAGAACATAAGGTGACAGACACTTCGCAGACAAAGCCAACCTCAGTACCCAAAGGAATTAGATTCATAAATGTTGCCAACATATCACCTAGTACGCCAAAACAAGACACGGTAACACCAAACAAGGGAAGTGTTGGCAGCACTGGGACGTGTGCAGATAAAGGTCAAAATACTGTGGAAGTTCCTAAGAAATTTCCAGCTGCCACACCTAAGGGAATTAACTTTCTTTCTTTCGGCAAAAGTTCTGTTTGCAGTTTTAAAAGTTCTATTCAATCCACTACAGAAGGAAAGATATTGAAGTTGCCTCAGTCAGTCAATTTTGGTTTGTCTGAACATTCAATTTCATCTCTGAATAAGGATGATTATGGAAAAGCCAGTGACAGAACTGCAGAAAGTTTACCACAAACTGCGCTATTCTCACATGACATTTTAGACAAAAATCAATCCATGGCAGACCGAATGAAATCAAAGTTTCTAAGGAAAGATTCAACCGATGATTCTGTGAGGGATCACGGCCATTGTAAATCAGTTCTAGAAGGAAAAAAAGCATCCGATAATTCTCAGACTTCAACTGTGACCTCAGCTACGCTTCTTGCTCGTCCGTTTGCTTCACAGCAGTCTTCAGATGGTGTACTATCTGGATATCATAAACAAGCATCAAACTTAGGCCAAAGGGCACTCTTGTCGACTTTAGCTTTTGCAGCAGAGCATGAATCAGGTATTAAGATGAAGTGCCCTACTGGTGTTTCACCTGTATAA